In Woeseia oceani, one DNA window encodes the following:
- a CDS encoding DksA/TraR family C4-type zinc finger protein, with amino-acid sequence MAGGWARDGAVQDQIDASVEDAVKRARDNLPKGESRKQCEECDADIPEARRVAVPGVRLCIACQSERDQQQKAGGFNRRGSKDSQLR; translated from the coding sequence ATGGCCGGTGGCTGGGCCCGTGACGGGGCCGTACAAGACCAGATTGATGCGAGCGTCGAAGACGCCGTCAAACGCGCGCGCGACAATCTGCCGAAAGGTGAATCGCGCAAACAGTGTGAAGAGTGCGATGCCGATATTCCAGAAGCACGGCGCGTCGCCGTACCCGGCGTGCGCCTCTGCATTGCCTGTCAGTCCGAACGCGACCAGCAGCAGAAAGCCGGCGGCTTCAACCGCCGCGGCAGCAAGGACAGCCAGCTCCGCTAA
- the dbpA gene encoding ATP-dependent RNA helicase DbpA, with the protein MTFSALDLKPALLDNLAGLGYLQMTPIQSRSLPPILAGQDVIGQAKTGSGKTAAFGLGLLNTLDSSNFRTQALVLCPTRELADQVAVELRRLARGIPNIKILTVCGGKPFRIQAASIDSGAHIVVGTPGRIEDHLRKSTLELAELTTLVLDEADRMLDMGFQDSLDYIVGQTPAKRQTLLFSATYPDEIQSIAGRVLTTPVHIKVEETHGNATIRQQFFEVQDDEQRLRALRLLLLENQAESTLVFCNTKVETRDVAGALRQAGFSVLAIHGDLEQRDRDSTLVRFAHKSVSVLVATDVAARGLDIDALDVVINYRIAHESEIHLHRIGRTGRAGGSGVACTLFSASEAHKVAALQEYTGTTVAVRPLPDDSVLKRSPGQPAMESLQIDGGKKQKIRPGDILGALTGDNGIAGDQVGKISIFDMRSFVAVRRSVAAQAVKKLMLGKLKGKSFRVRQLRGHP; encoded by the coding sequence ATGACTTTTTCCGCGCTCGACCTCAAACCGGCACTGCTCGACAACCTGGCCGGGCTTGGCTATCTGCAAATGACCCCGATCCAGTCCCGGAGCCTGCCACCGATCCTGGCAGGGCAGGACGTCATTGGCCAGGCGAAGACGGGCTCGGGAAAAACCGCGGCTTTCGGTCTCGGTTTGCTCAATACACTCGACAGCAGCAACTTCCGCACACAAGCGCTGGTGCTGTGCCCGACCCGCGAGCTGGCTGACCAGGTCGCCGTGGAATTGCGCCGGCTCGCGCGCGGTATTCCAAATATCAAGATTCTGACCGTGTGCGGCGGCAAACCGTTTCGAATTCAGGCGGCCTCCATCGACAGTGGTGCGCATATTGTCGTCGGCACGCCCGGGCGTATTGAAGACCATCTGCGCAAGTCCACGCTCGAGCTTGCCGAGCTCACGACACTGGTGCTTGACGAGGCCGATCGCATGCTGGACATGGGGTTTCAGGACTCGCTGGATTACATCGTTGGGCAAACCCCGGCGAAACGGCAAACACTGCTGTTCAGTGCGACCTATCCGGATGAGATTCAGTCGATAGCAGGTCGGGTCCTGACGACGCCTGTGCATATCAAGGTTGAAGAGACGCACGGCAACGCGACGATTCGCCAGCAGTTCTTCGAAGTGCAGGACGACGAGCAACGGCTGCGTGCTCTGCGCCTGTTGCTGCTGGAGAATCAGGCTGAATCAACTTTGGTGTTCTGCAATACCAAGGTTGAGACTCGCGATGTCGCCGGCGCGTTGCGGCAGGCGGGTTTCAGCGTGCTGGCTATTCACGGCGACCTCGAACAACGGGATCGCGATTCCACGCTGGTACGGTTTGCTCACAAAAGTGTGTCCGTGCTGGTGGCGACGGACGTTGCGGCGCGCGGCCTCGACATTGATGCACTGGACGTTGTTATCAATTACCGGATTGCGCACGAGAGTGAAATTCATTTGCACCGCATTGGTCGCACCGGGCGTGCGGGAGGCAGCGGCGTCGCCTGCACGCTGTTCAGTGCGAGTGAGGCGCACAAGGTGGCGGCGTTGCAGGAATACACGGGCACGACGGTCGCCGTGCGCCCCTTGCCTGACGACAGCGTGCTCAAGCGGTCCCCTGGACAACCGGCGATGGAGTCGTTGCAGATCGACGGCGGGAAAAAACAAAAGATCCGACCGGGCGATATCCTCGGTGCACTGACGGGCGACAACGGCATCGCTGGCGATCAGGTTGGCAAAATTTCGATATTCGACATGCGCTCGTTCGTCGCGGTGCGCCGCTCGGTGGCGGCACAAGCCGTGAAGAAGTTAATGCTGGGCAAACTGAAAGGGAAGTCGTTCCGGGTTCGGCAGCTGCGCGGCCACCCCTGA